The Pseudomonas asiatica genome has a segment encoding these proteins:
- a CDS encoding GntR family transcriptional regulator — MAQLLPLSPVPLYTQLKELLRERILDGTYPPHSRMPSESELGKAFDVSRITVRQALGDLQKEGLIFKIHGKGTFVAKPKAFQNVSTLQGLGESMTQMGYEVINRLRSFRHVPANALVAARLQVEEGSLVTEIRRVRLINREPVSLELTWLPKAVGEKLEKADLVTRDIFLLLENDCGIALGHADLAIDAVLADSDLTQALDVEEGSPIMRIERLTHAADGTPLDFEHLYYRGDAFQYRLRIDRQKGSKA, encoded by the coding sequence ATGGCCCAACTGCTCCCCCTGTCCCCGGTACCGCTCTACACCCAGCTCAAGGAATTGCTGCGCGAGCGCATCCTCGATGGCACTTATCCGCCACATAGCCGCATGCCCTCGGAAAGCGAGCTGGGCAAGGCCTTCGACGTCAGCCGCATCACCGTGCGCCAGGCACTGGGCGACCTGCAGAAGGAAGGGCTGATTTTCAAGATCCACGGCAAGGGCACCTTCGTAGCCAAGCCCAAGGCTTTCCAGAACGTCAGTACCCTGCAGGGGTTGGGCGAGTCGATGACGCAAATGGGTTACGAGGTGATCAACCGCCTGCGCAGTTTCCGCCATGTGCCAGCCAATGCATTGGTGGCCGCGCGGCTGCAGGTCGAGGAGGGCAGCCTGGTCACCGAGATCCGCCGGGTGCGGCTGATCAACCGCGAGCCGGTGTCGCTGGAGCTGACCTGGTTGCCCAAGGCCGTCGGCGAAAAACTGGAAAAGGCCGACCTTGTCACCCGCGACATTTTCCTGCTCCTGGAAAACGACTGCGGCATTGCCCTTGGCCACGCCGACCTGGCCATCGATGCCGTGCTGGCCGACAGCGACCTGACCCAGGCCCTGGATGTTGAAGAAGGCTCGCCGATCATGCGCATCGAGCGCCTGACCCATGCCGCCGATGGTACGCCACTGGACTTCGAACACCTTTACTACCGCGGCGATGCTTTCCAGTACCGCCTGCGCATCGACCGCCAGAAGGGGAGCAAGGCATGA
- a CDS encoding amidase, giving the protein MSCGPLQWLSVAELTSLYDRRELSPLEYHQYLIDHVQRREPALNALCQFTPELVLEQAAASTQRWARGAPLGPLDGVPVTLKSLIATRGQLLDQGCAGLEPRLALADAPPAARLREAGAVLLGKTCVPDFGMLSSGLSSLHGITRNPWNTALNPGGSSAGTAAAAAAGYGPLHLGTDIGGSVRLPAGWCALVGFKPTLGRIPIDPYYTGRCAGPMTRTVDDCAAMMAVLARPDLRDATSLPAAELDWGLPPVSVRGLRVGLLLEPGCGLQPDAQTCAAVRAAAGLFEAQGARLVEVAPLMERRLLDGLDRFWRARQWSELRQLAPERLAQVLPYIRQWAEPARHMTAVEAVEGFNQTFEMRRRAARLFEQCDLLLSPTNQVQAYPAELASPGNDPQLPFEHIVFTVPWNMGEQPALSINCGFSDQGMPIGLQMVAPRFADTWLLRLAKAFETWRGPIRHWPD; this is encoded by the coding sequence ATGAGCTGCGGCCCTTTGCAGTGGCTGTCGGTGGCCGAACTGACGTCGCTGTATGATCGCCGCGAGCTGTCGCCACTGGAGTACCACCAGTACCTGATTGACCATGTACAGCGCCGCGAGCCGGCCTTGAATGCACTGTGCCAGTTCACCCCTGAGCTGGTGCTGGAGCAGGCCGCTGCGTCCACCCAACGTTGGGCCAGGGGCGCGCCGCTCGGGCCGCTGGATGGCGTGCCGGTGACCTTGAAATCGTTGATTGCCACCCGTGGGCAGCTGCTCGACCAGGGGTGCGCGGGCCTGGAGCCGCGCCTGGCATTAGCCGATGCGCCACCGGCGGCGCGCCTGCGCGAGGCGGGCGCGGTACTGCTGGGCAAGACCTGCGTGCCGGATTTCGGCATGTTGTCCTCGGGCCTGTCGAGCCTGCACGGCATCACCCGCAACCCATGGAACACGGCACTCAACCCCGGTGGCTCCAGCGCCGGGACGGCGGCCGCGGCAGCGGCGGGCTACGGTCCGCTTCACCTGGGCACCGACATCGGTGGTTCGGTGCGCCTGCCGGCCGGCTGGTGCGCGCTGGTGGGCTTCAAGCCGACCCTCGGGCGCATACCCATCGACCCGTATTATACCGGCCGCTGCGCCGGGCCCATGACCCGCACGGTAGACGACTGCGCGGCGATGATGGCGGTGCTGGCGCGCCCGGACCTGCGTGATGCCACCAGCCTGCCGGCGGCCGAGCTCGACTGGGGGTTGCCCCCGGTGAGCGTGCGCGGCCTGCGGGTGGGGCTGCTGCTTGAACCCGGTTGCGGCCTGCAGCCCGACGCGCAGACCTGCGCCGCGGTGCGCGCCGCCGCCGGGCTGTTCGAGGCGCAGGGCGCCAGGCTGGTGGAGGTGGCGCCATTGATGGAGCGTCGTCTGCTCGACGGCCTTGACCGCTTCTGGCGCGCGCGGCAGTGGAGCGAACTCCGCCAGCTGGCGCCCGAGCGCCTGGCCCAGGTGCTGCCGTACATCCGCCAGTGGGCCGAGCCGGCCCGCCACATGACGGCGGTGGAGGCGGTGGAAGGCTTCAACCAGACCTTCGAGATGCGCCGGCGAGCTGCGCGGCTGTTCGAGCAGTGCGACCTGCTGCTGTCGCCGACCAATCAGGTGCAGGCCTATCCCGCCGAGCTGGCCTCCCCCGGCAACGACCCGCAACTGCCGTTCGAACACATAGTGTTCACCGTGCCTTGGAACATGGGCGAGCAACCGGCGCTGTCGATCAACTGCGGCTTCAGTGACCAGGGTATGCCCATTGGCTTGCAGATGGTCGCCCCGCGCTTCGCCGACACTTGGCTGCTGCGCCTGGCCAAGGCCTTCGAAACCTGGCGCGGGCCGATCCGGCACTGGCCCGATTGA
- a CDS encoding fumarate reductase/succinate dehydrogenase flavoprotein subunit — MSIQTQDYDIIVIGGGTAGPMAAIKAKEQDKNLRVLLLDKANVKRSGAISMGMDGLNNAIIPGHATPEQYTKEITVANDGIVNQATVHAYATHSFETIEQLDRWGVKFEKDETGDYAVKKVHHMGAYVLPMPEGHDIKKVLYRQLKRARVEISNRMVCTRVLLDGEGAAAGVLGFDCRSGEFRVVRAKAVILACGAAGRLGLPSSGYLMGTYENPTNAGDGYAMAYHAGAELANLECFQINPLIKDYNGPACAYVTGPLGGYTANSKGERFIECDYWSGQMMWEFHQELEGGNGPVFLKLDHLAEETIQNIEEILHSNERPSRGQFHAGRGTDYRQHMVEMHISEIGFCSGHSASGVWVNEKAETSVKGLYAAGDMAAVPHNYMLGAFTYGWFAGVNAAHYVTGRELAEVDAEQVERERARVFAPLQRQHGLPPAQVEYKLRRMVNDYLQPPKVTKKMEIGLARFAEIERDLDQMKASNPHELMRAMEVSVIRDCAEMAARASLFREESRWGLYHHRVDFPERNDGEWFCHCHLKKGENGEMTSFRKAVEPYLIALDAEEQSAYDQLRVKADAA; from the coding sequence ATGAGCATCCAGACCCAGGACTACGACATCATCGTCATCGGTGGCGGTACCGCCGGGCCGATGGCGGCGATCAAGGCCAAGGAGCAGGACAAAAACCTGCGCGTGCTGCTGCTGGACAAGGCCAACGTCAAGCGCAGCGGTGCCATCAGCATGGGCATGGATGGCCTGAACAACGCGATCATCCCAGGCCATGCCACCCCCGAGCAGTACACCAAGGAAATCACCGTGGCCAATGACGGTATCGTCAACCAGGCCACGGTGCATGCCTACGCTACCCACAGCTTTGAAACCATCGAGCAACTCGACCGCTGGGGGGTGAAATTCGAGAAGGACGAGACCGGCGACTACGCGGTGAAAAAGGTTCACCACATGGGCGCCTACGTGCTGCCCATGCCCGAAGGCCACGACATCAAGAAGGTGCTGTACCGTCAGCTCAAGCGTGCCCGGGTCGAAATCAGCAACCGTATGGTCTGCACCCGTGTGCTGCTCGATGGTGAAGGCGCGGCCGCTGGCGTGCTGGGTTTCGATTGCCGTAGCGGCGAGTTTCGCGTGGTGCGGGCCAAGGCGGTGATCCTTGCCTGCGGAGCGGCCGGGCGCCTGGGCCTGCCGTCGTCGGGCTATCTGATGGGCACCTACGAGAACCCGACCAACGCCGGTGATGGCTACGCCATGGCCTACCATGCAGGTGCCGAACTGGCCAACCTCGAGTGCTTCCAGATCAACCCGCTGATCAAGGACTACAACGGCCCGGCCTGTGCCTACGTCACCGGCCCACTGGGTGGATATACCGCCAACAGCAAGGGTGAGCGCTTTATCGAGTGCGACTACTGGAGCGGCCAGATGATGTGGGAGTTCCACCAGGAGCTCGAGGGCGGCAATGGCCCGGTGTTCCTCAAGCTCGATCATTTGGCCGAGGAAACCATCCAGAACATCGAAGAAATCTTGCACAGCAACGAGCGCCCCAGTCGTGGCCAGTTCCACGCCGGGCGTGGCACCGATTATCGCCAGCACATGGTCGAGATGCATATCTCGGAGATCGGTTTCTGCTCGGGGCATTCGGCGTCGGGGGTTTGGGTCAATGAAAAGGCCGAGACTAGCGTCAAAGGGCTGTATGCCGCGGGCGATATGGCAGCGGTGCCGCACAACTACATGCTCGGGGCCTTCACCTATGGCTGGTTTGCCGGTGTGAACGCTGCGCATTACGTGACCGGGCGCGAACTAGCCGAGGTCGATGCCGAACAGGTCGAGCGCGAGCGCGCGCGAGTGTTTGCCCCGCTGCAGCGTCAGCATGGCCTGCCGCCGGCGCAGGTCGAGTACAAGCTCAGACGCATGGTCAACGATTACCTGCAACCGCCGAAGGTGACCAAAAAGATGGAAATCGGCCTGGCGCGCTTTGCCGAGATCGAACGTGACCTGGACCAGATGAAGGCCAGCAACCCTCATGAACTGATGCGTGCGATGGAAGTTTCGGTGATTCGCGATTGCGCCGAGATGGCGGCGCGGGCCTCGCTGTTCCGCGAGGAAAGCCGCTGGGGGCTGTACCACCACCGGGTGGACTTCCCTGAGCGCAATGATGGCGAGTGGTTCTGCCATTGCCATCTGAAAAAGGGCGAGAACGGTGAAATGACCAGCTTCAGGAAAGCGGTCGAGCCTTACCTGATTGCGTTGGACGCAGAAGAGCAATCCGCCTACGACCAGCTGCGGGTAAAGGCCGATGCAGCCTAG
- a CDS encoding OprD family outer membrane porin: MQRRTLLCCALITPCVAAGQPGFIDGSRLDLNLRHYYSNQHTQGDTYLAIRKDGRLTPSRLRETWVQAAMLDYASGYTSGVLGIGVDASLYGAINLNRGHGRVANGGDRVLVDSDGDAIPTWSRLAVGALRLRLAGSTLRVGRQRLDNPVLRYKDNRALPSSFQGVALSNQSIAGLQLDAGRFDRAIPRTGTGSELLTSTFGDRAVKADSISYIGARYSGALSASLYGSHLADTWQQLYVGLGGTLGDRAKLAVRPAFHYYRTRDSGQQQLGYIDNQAWSLATTLAHQAHGLTLAWQQVEGNEYFDYVWESTGNYMANSLYSDYNGPNERSWQLRYDFDASAYGVPGLSFGLWHAKGWGIDGSHYQGDRNGRHAGYNVRGLRGARHEENGLVLGYVLQGGAWRDTSVRTIVYNHRAHGGQIDGSYDEVRLVVNMPLRLF; encoded by the coding sequence ATGCAAAGACGCACACTTCTGTGCTGCGCCCTCATCACGCCCTGCGTGGCTGCTGGCCAGCCCGGCTTCATCGACGGCAGCCGTCTGGACCTCAACCTGCGGCACTACTACTCCAACCAGCATACGCAGGGCGACACCTACCTGGCGATCCGCAAGGACGGCCGCCTGACCCCCTCGCGTCTGCGCGAGACCTGGGTGCAGGCGGCGATGCTCGACTATGCGTCAGGCTACACTAGCGGTGTGCTCGGCATTGGCGTGGATGCCTCGCTGTACGGCGCGATAAACCTGAATCGCGGCCATGGCCGGGTGGCCAACGGTGGCGACCGGGTACTGGTGGACAGCGACGGCGACGCCATCCCCACCTGGAGCCGCCTGGCTGTCGGCGCGCTGCGCCTGCGCCTGGCCGGCAGTACCTTGCGGGTTGGCCGACAACGCCTGGACAATCCGGTCCTGCGCTACAAGGATAACCGGGCGCTGCCGTCGAGCTTTCAGGGTGTGGCGCTGAGCAACCAGAGCATCGCTGGCCTGCAACTGGACGCCGGGCGCTTCGATCGGGCAATCCCGCGCACCGGCACCGGCAGCGAGCTGCTGACCAGCACCTTCGGCGATCGGGCGGTGAAGGCCGATTCGATCAGCTATATCGGTGCCCGTTACAGCGGCGCGCTGTCTGCCAGCCTGTACGGCTCGCACCTGGCAGATACCTGGCAGCAGCTGTACGTGGGGCTGGGCGGCACGCTGGGCGATCGGGCCAAGCTGGCTGTGCGCCCGGCCTTTCACTACTACCGCACCCGCGACAGCGGCCAGCAGCAACTGGGCTATATCGACAACCAGGCCTGGAGCCTGGCCACCACGCTGGCGCACCAGGCCCATGGTCTGACGCTGGCCTGGCAGCAGGTCGAGGGCAACGAGTATTTCGACTATGTGTGGGAGTCGACCGGCAACTACATGGCCAACTCGCTGTATTCGGACTACAACGGCCCGAACGAACGCTCCTGGCAGTTGCGCTACGACTTCGATGCCAGCGCCTACGGCGTGCCGGGCCTGAGCTTTGGGTTGTGGCACGCCAAGGGCTGGGGCATCGATGGCAGCCACTACCAGGGTGACCGCAATGGCCGCCACGCCGGATACAACGTGCGCGGTCTGCGCGGCGCGCGGCACGAGGAGAATGGCTTGGTACTTGGCTACGTGCTGCAGGGCGGCGCCTGGCGCGACACCAGCGTGCGTACCATCGTCTACAACCATCGCGCCCACGGCGGGCAGATCGATGGCAGCTACGACGAAGTGCGGCTGGTGGTCAACATGCCGCTGCGATTGTTCTGA